The Papio anubis isolate 15944 chromosome 1, Panubis1.0, whole genome shotgun sequence genome window below encodes:
- the THBS3 gene encoding thrombospondin-3 isoform X2, translating to METQELRGALALLLLCSFASASQDLQERVCCAPRMEGGELGCGTSRIQEWKEKLPPVSALWEPVIDLLTVGESRQMVAVAEKIRTALLTAGDIYLLSTFRLPPKQGGVLFGLYSRQDNTRWLEASVVGKINKVLVRYQREDGKVHAVNLQQAGLADGRTHTVLLRLRGPSRPSPALHLYVDCKLGDQHAGLPALAPIPPAEVDGLEIRTGQKAYLRMQGFVESMKIILGGSMARVGALSECPFQGDESIHSAGEQTKALVTQLTLFNQILVELRDDIRDQVKEMSLIRNTIMECQVCGFHEQRSHCSPNPCFRGVDCMEVYEYPGYRCGPCPPGLQGNGTHCSDINECVHADPCFPGSSCINTMPGFHCEACPRGYKGTQVSGVGIDYARASKQVCNDIDECNDGNNGGCDPNSICTNTVGSFKCGPCRLGFLGNQSQGCLPARTCHSPAHSPCHIHAHCLFERNGAVSCQCNVGWAGNGNVCGTDTDIDGYPDQALPCMDNNKHCKQDNCLLTPNSGQEDADNDGVGDQCDDDADGDGIKNVEDNCRLFPNKDQQNSDTDSFGDACDNCPNVPNNDQKDTDGNGEGDACDNDVDGDGIPNGLDNCPKVPNPLQTDRDEDGVGDACDSCPEMSNPTQTDVDSDLVGDVCDTNEDSDGDGHQDTKDNCPQLPNSSQLDSDNDGLGDECDGDDDNDGIPDYVPPGPDNCRLVPNPNQKDSDGNGVGDVCEDDFDNDAVVDPLDVCPESAEVTLTDFRAYQTVVLDPEGDAQIDPNWVVLNQGMEIVQTMNSDPGLAVGYTAFNGVDFEGTFHVNTVTDDDYAGFLFSYQDSGRFYVVMWKQTEQTYWQATPFRAVAQPGLQLKAVTSVSGPGEHLRNALWHTGHTPDQVRLLWTDPRNVGWRDKTSYRWQLLHRPQVGYIRVKLYEGPQLVADSGVIIDTSMRGGRLGVFCFSQENIIWSNLQYRCNDTVPEDFEPFRRQLLQGRV from the exons ATGGAGACGCAGGAACTTCGGGGGGCCCTGGCTCTTCTCCTCCTTTGCTCTTTCGCATCTGCCAGTCAGGACCTGCAGG AGCGAGTGTGCTGTGCCCCTAGGATGGAAGGAGGGGAACTAGGGTGTGGAACGAGCCGAATCCAGGAATGGAAAGAGAAACTGCCTCCCGTTTCTGCGTTGTGGGAACCAG TAATTGACCTGCTGACTGTGGGCGAGTCTCGGCAGATGGTAGCTGTGGCAGAGAAGATCCGGACAGCCCTGCTCACTGCTGGGGACATCTACCTCTTGTCCACCTTCCGCCTGCCCCCCAAGCAGGGTGGTGTCCTCTTTGGCCTCTATTCTCGCCAAGACAACACGCGATGGCTGGAGGCCTCTGTTGTAGGCAAGATCAACAAAG TACTGGTGCGATACCAGCGGGAGGATGGCAAAGTCCACGCCGTGAACCTACAGCAAGCAGGCCTGGCCGATGGTCGCACACACACAGTTCTCCTGCGACTCCGAGGTCCCTCCAGACCCAGCCCTGCTCTGCATCTCTATGTGGACTGCAAACTGGGTGACCAACATGCAGGCCTTCCAGCACTGGCCCCCATTCCTCCAGCAGAGGTCGATGGGCTGGAGATTAGGACTGGACAGAAAGCATATTTGAGGATGCAG GGCTTTGTGGAATCTATGAAAATTATTCTGGGTGGGTCCATGGCCCGGGTAGGAGCCCTGAGTGAGTGTCCATTCCAAGGGGACGAGTCCATCCACAGTGCAG GGGAGCAGACCAAGGCGCTGGTCACCCAACTCACCCTCTTCAACCAGATCCTGGTGGAGCTGCGGGATGATATACGAGACCAG GTGAAGGAAATGTCCCTGATCCGAAACACCATTATGGAGTGTCAGGTGTGCG GCTTCCATGAGCAGCGTTCCCACTGCAGCCCCAATCCCTGCTTCCGAGGCGTGGACTGCATGGAAGTGTACGAGTACCCAGGCTACCGCTGTGGGCCCTGTCCCCCCGGCCTACAGGGCAACGGCACCCACTGCAGTGACATCAATGAG TGTGTTCACGCCGACCCCTGTTTCCCGGGCTCCAGCTGCAtcaacaccatgcccggcttccACTGTGAGGCCTGTCCTCGAGGGTACAAGGGCACACAGGTGTCTGGTGTGGGCATTGACTATGCCCGGGCCAGCAAACAG GTCTGCAATGACATCGATGAATGCAACGATGGCAACAATGGTGGCTGTGACCCAAACTCCATCTGCACCAACACTGTG GGCTCTTTCAAGTGTGGTCCCTGCCGCCTGGGTTTCCTGGGCAACCAGAGCCAGGGCTGCCTCCCAGCCCGGACCTGCCACAGCCCAGCCCACAGTCCCTGCCACATCCATGCTCATTGTCTCTTTGAACGCAATGGTGCAGTGTCCTGCCAG TGTAACGTGGGCTGGGCTGGGAATGGGAACGTATGTGGGACTGACACAGACATCGATGGCTATCCAGACCAAGCACTGCCCTGCATGGACAACAACAAACACTGCAAACAG GACAACTGCCTTTTGACACCCAACTCTGGGCAGGAAGATGCTGATAATGATGGTGTGGGGGACCAGTGTGATGACGATGCTGATGGGGATGGGATCAAGAATGTTGAG GACAACTGCCGGCTGTTCCCCAACAAAGACCAACAGAACTCAGATACAGATTCATTTGGTGATGCCTGTGACAATTGCCCCAACGTTCCCAACAATGACCAGAAGGACACAGATGGCAATGGGGAAGGAGATGCCTGTGACAACGACGTGGATGGGGATG GCATCCCCAATGGATTGGACAATTGCCCTAAAGTCCCCAACCCACTACAGACAGACAGGGATGAGGACGGGGTGGGAGATGCTTGCGACAGCTGTCCTGAAATGAGCAATCCTACCCAG ACAGATGTAGACAGCGACTTGGTGGGGGATGTCTGTGATACCAATGAAGACAG TGATGGGGATGGGCATCAGGACACCAAGGACAACTGCCCACAGCTGCCAAATAGCTCCCAGCTGGACTCAGACAACGATGGACTTGGAGATGAGTGTGATGgggatgatgacaatgatggcaTCCCAGATTACGTGCCTCCTGGTCCTGATAACTGCCGCCTGGTACCCAATCCCAATCAGAAGGACTCAGATG GCAATGGCGTTGGTGATGTGTGTGAGGATGACTTTGACAATGATGCTGTGGTCGACCCCCTGGATGTGTGTCCCGAAAGTGCAGAGGTAACGCTTACGGATTTTCGGGCCTATCAGACCGTCGTCCTGGATCCTGAGGGTGATGCTCAGATTGACCCAAACTGGGTTGTGCTCAACCAG GGCATGGAAATCGTTCAGACCATGAACAGTGACCCTGGCTTGGCAGTTG gataCACGGCCTTCAATGGTGTGGACTTTGAAGGCACCTTCCATGTGAACACAGTGACTGACGATGACTACGCAGGCTTTCTCTTCAGTTATCAAGACAGTGGCCGCTTCTACGTAGTCATGTGGAAGCAGACTGAGCAGACCTACTGGCAGGCTACACCCTTTCGGGCGGTTGCCCAGCCCGGGCTGCAGCTCAAG GCAGTGACATCAGTGTCTGGCCCAGGTGAGCACCTCCGAAATGCCCTGTGGCATACTGGCCACACCCCTGATCAGGTGCGACTACTGTGGACGGACCCACGAAATGTGGGCTGGCGGGACAAGACCTCCTATCGCTGGCAGCTTCTGCACCGGCCTCAAGTTGGCTACATTCG GGTGAAGCTCTATGAGGGACCCCAGCTTGTGGCGGATTCTGGGGTGATTATTGACACATCCATGCGAGGGGGGCGTCTTGGTGTATTCTGCTTTTCCCAAGAAAACATCATTTGGTCCAATCTCCAGTATCGATGCAATG ACACAGTGCCTGAGGACTTTGAGCCATTCCGGAGGCAGCTGCTCCAGGGAAGGGTGTGA
- the THBS3 gene encoding thrombospondin-3 isoform X3, with protein sequence METQELRGALALLLLCSFASASQDLQVIDLLTVGESRQMVAVAEKIRTALLTAGDIYLLSTFRLPPKQGGVLFGLYSRQDNTRWLEASVVGKINKVLVRYQREDGKVHAVNLQQAGLADGRTHTVLLRLRGPSRPSPALHLYVDCKLGDQHAGLPALAPIPPAEVDGLEIRTGQKAYLRMQGFVESMKIILGGSMARVGALSECPFQGDESIHSAVTNALHSILGEQTKALVTQLTLFNQILVELRDDIRDQVKEMSLIRNTIMECQVCGFHEQRSHCSPNPCFRGVDCMEVYEYPGYRCGPCPPGLQGNGTHCSDINECVHADPCFPGSSCINTMPGFHCEACPRGYKGTQVSGVGIDYARASKQVCNDIDECNDGNNGGCDPNSICTNTVGSFKCGPCRLGFLGNQSQGCLPARTCHSPAHSPCHIHAHCLFERNGAVSCQCNVGWAGNGNVCGTDTDIDGYPDQALPCMDNNKHCKQDNCLLTPNSGQEDADNDGVGDQCDDDADGDGIKNVEDNCRLFPNKDQQNSDTDSFGDACDNCPNVPNNDQKDTDGNGEGDACDNDVDGDGIPNGLDNCPKVPNPLQTDRDEDGVGDACDSCPEMSNPTQTDVDSDLVGDVCDTNEDSDGDGHQDTKDNCPQLPNSSQLDSDNDGLGDECDGDDDNDGIPDYVPPGPDNCRLVPNPNQKDSDGNGVGDVCEDDFDNDAVVDPLDVCPESAEVTLTDFRAYQTVVLDPEGDAQIDPNWVVLNQGMEIVQTMNSDPGLAVGYTAFNGVDFEGTFHVNTVTDDDYAGFLFSYQDSGRFYVVMWKQTEQTYWQATPFRAVAQPGLQLKAVTSVSGPGEHLRNALWHTGHTPDQVRLLWTDPRNVGWRDKTSYRWQLLHRPQVGYIRVKLYEGPQLVADSGVIIDTSMRGGRLGVFCFSQENIIWSNLQYRCNDTVPEDFEPFRRQLLQGRV encoded by the exons ATGGAGACGCAGGAACTTCGGGGGGCCCTGGCTCTTCTCCTCCTTTGCTCTTTCGCATCTGCCAGTCAGGACCTGCAGG TAATTGACCTGCTGACTGTGGGCGAGTCTCGGCAGATGGTAGCTGTGGCAGAGAAGATCCGGACAGCCCTGCTCACTGCTGGGGACATCTACCTCTTGTCCACCTTCCGCCTGCCCCCCAAGCAGGGTGGTGTCCTCTTTGGCCTCTATTCTCGCCAAGACAACACGCGATGGCTGGAGGCCTCTGTTGTAGGCAAGATCAACAAAG TACTGGTGCGATACCAGCGGGAGGATGGCAAAGTCCACGCCGTGAACCTACAGCAAGCAGGCCTGGCCGATGGTCGCACACACACAGTTCTCCTGCGACTCCGAGGTCCCTCCAGACCCAGCCCTGCTCTGCATCTCTATGTGGACTGCAAACTGGGTGACCAACATGCAGGCCTTCCAGCACTGGCCCCCATTCCTCCAGCAGAGGTCGATGGGCTGGAGATTAGGACTGGACAGAAAGCATATTTGAGGATGCAG GGCTTTGTGGAATCTATGAAAATTATTCTGGGTGGGTCCATGGCCCGGGTAGGAGCCCTGAGTGAGTGTCCATTCCAAGGGGACGAGTCCATCCACAGTGCAG TGACCAatgcactgcactccattctAG GGGAGCAGACCAAGGCGCTGGTCACCCAACTCACCCTCTTCAACCAGATCCTGGTGGAGCTGCGGGATGATATACGAGACCAG GTGAAGGAAATGTCCCTGATCCGAAACACCATTATGGAGTGTCAGGTGTGCG GCTTCCATGAGCAGCGTTCCCACTGCAGCCCCAATCCCTGCTTCCGAGGCGTGGACTGCATGGAAGTGTACGAGTACCCAGGCTACCGCTGTGGGCCCTGTCCCCCCGGCCTACAGGGCAACGGCACCCACTGCAGTGACATCAATGAG TGTGTTCACGCCGACCCCTGTTTCCCGGGCTCCAGCTGCAtcaacaccatgcccggcttccACTGTGAGGCCTGTCCTCGAGGGTACAAGGGCACACAGGTGTCTGGTGTGGGCATTGACTATGCCCGGGCCAGCAAACAG GTCTGCAATGACATCGATGAATGCAACGATGGCAACAATGGTGGCTGTGACCCAAACTCCATCTGCACCAACACTGTG GGCTCTTTCAAGTGTGGTCCCTGCCGCCTGGGTTTCCTGGGCAACCAGAGCCAGGGCTGCCTCCCAGCCCGGACCTGCCACAGCCCAGCCCACAGTCCCTGCCACATCCATGCTCATTGTCTCTTTGAACGCAATGGTGCAGTGTCCTGCCAG TGTAACGTGGGCTGGGCTGGGAATGGGAACGTATGTGGGACTGACACAGACATCGATGGCTATCCAGACCAAGCACTGCCCTGCATGGACAACAACAAACACTGCAAACAG GACAACTGCCTTTTGACACCCAACTCTGGGCAGGAAGATGCTGATAATGATGGTGTGGGGGACCAGTGTGATGACGATGCTGATGGGGATGGGATCAAGAATGTTGAG GACAACTGCCGGCTGTTCCCCAACAAAGACCAACAGAACTCAGATACAGATTCATTTGGTGATGCCTGTGACAATTGCCCCAACGTTCCCAACAATGACCAGAAGGACACAGATGGCAATGGGGAAGGAGATGCCTGTGACAACGACGTGGATGGGGATG GCATCCCCAATGGATTGGACAATTGCCCTAAAGTCCCCAACCCACTACAGACAGACAGGGATGAGGACGGGGTGGGAGATGCTTGCGACAGCTGTCCTGAAATGAGCAATCCTACCCAG ACAGATGTAGACAGCGACTTGGTGGGGGATGTCTGTGATACCAATGAAGACAG TGATGGGGATGGGCATCAGGACACCAAGGACAACTGCCCACAGCTGCCAAATAGCTCCCAGCTGGACTCAGACAACGATGGACTTGGAGATGAGTGTGATGgggatgatgacaatgatggcaTCCCAGATTACGTGCCTCCTGGTCCTGATAACTGCCGCCTGGTACCCAATCCCAATCAGAAGGACTCAGATG GCAATGGCGTTGGTGATGTGTGTGAGGATGACTTTGACAATGATGCTGTGGTCGACCCCCTGGATGTGTGTCCCGAAAGTGCAGAGGTAACGCTTACGGATTTTCGGGCCTATCAGACCGTCGTCCTGGATCCTGAGGGTGATGCTCAGATTGACCCAAACTGGGTTGTGCTCAACCAG GGCATGGAAATCGTTCAGACCATGAACAGTGACCCTGGCTTGGCAGTTG gataCACGGCCTTCAATGGTGTGGACTTTGAAGGCACCTTCCATGTGAACACAGTGACTGACGATGACTACGCAGGCTTTCTCTTCAGTTATCAAGACAGTGGCCGCTTCTACGTAGTCATGTGGAAGCAGACTGAGCAGACCTACTGGCAGGCTACACCCTTTCGGGCGGTTGCCCAGCCCGGGCTGCAGCTCAAG GCAGTGACATCAGTGTCTGGCCCAGGTGAGCACCTCCGAAATGCCCTGTGGCATACTGGCCACACCCCTGATCAGGTGCGACTACTGTGGACGGACCCACGAAATGTGGGCTGGCGGGACAAGACCTCCTATCGCTGGCAGCTTCTGCACCGGCCTCAAGTTGGCTACATTCG GGTGAAGCTCTATGAGGGACCCCAGCTTGTGGCGGATTCTGGGGTGATTATTGACACATCCATGCGAGGGGGGCGTCTTGGTGTATTCTGCTTTTCCCAAGAAAACATCATTTGGTCCAATCTCCAGTATCGATGCAATG ACACAGTGCCTGAGGACTTTGAGCCATTCCGGAGGCAGCTGCTCCAGGGAAGGGTGTGA
- the THBS3 gene encoding thrombospondin-3 isoform X4 has translation METQELRGALALLLLCSFASASQDLQVIDLLTVGESRQMVAVAEKIRTALLTAGDIYLLSTFRLPPKQGGVLFGLYSRQDNTRWLEASVVGKINKVLVRYQREDGKVHAVNLQQAGLADGRTHTVLLRLRGPSRPSPALHLYVDCKLGDQHAGLPALAPIPPAEVDGLEIRTGQKAYLRMQGFVESMKIILGGSMARVGALSECPFQGDESIHSAGEQTKALVTQLTLFNQILVELRDDIRDQVKEMSLIRNTIMECQVCGFHEQRSHCSPNPCFRGVDCMEVYEYPGYRCGPCPPGLQGNGTHCSDINECVHADPCFPGSSCINTMPGFHCEACPRGYKGTQVSGVGIDYARASKQVCNDIDECNDGNNGGCDPNSICTNTVGSFKCGPCRLGFLGNQSQGCLPARTCHSPAHSPCHIHAHCLFERNGAVSCQCNVGWAGNGNVCGTDTDIDGYPDQALPCMDNNKHCKQDNCLLTPNSGQEDADNDGVGDQCDDDADGDGIKNVEDNCRLFPNKDQQNSDTDSFGDACDNCPNVPNNDQKDTDGNGEGDACDNDVDGDGIPNGLDNCPKVPNPLQTDRDEDGVGDACDSCPEMSNPTQTDVDSDLVGDVCDTNEDSDGDGHQDTKDNCPQLPNSSQLDSDNDGLGDECDGDDDNDGIPDYVPPGPDNCRLVPNPNQKDSDGNGVGDVCEDDFDNDAVVDPLDVCPESAEVTLTDFRAYQTVVLDPEGDAQIDPNWVVLNQGMEIVQTMNSDPGLAVGYTAFNGVDFEGTFHVNTVTDDDYAGFLFSYQDSGRFYVVMWKQTEQTYWQATPFRAVAQPGLQLKAVTSVSGPGEHLRNALWHTGHTPDQVRLLWTDPRNVGWRDKTSYRWQLLHRPQVGYIRVKLYEGPQLVADSGVIIDTSMRGGRLGVFCFSQENIIWSNLQYRCNDTVPEDFEPFRRQLLQGRV, from the exons ATGGAGACGCAGGAACTTCGGGGGGCCCTGGCTCTTCTCCTCCTTTGCTCTTTCGCATCTGCCAGTCAGGACCTGCAGG TAATTGACCTGCTGACTGTGGGCGAGTCTCGGCAGATGGTAGCTGTGGCAGAGAAGATCCGGACAGCCCTGCTCACTGCTGGGGACATCTACCTCTTGTCCACCTTCCGCCTGCCCCCCAAGCAGGGTGGTGTCCTCTTTGGCCTCTATTCTCGCCAAGACAACACGCGATGGCTGGAGGCCTCTGTTGTAGGCAAGATCAACAAAG TACTGGTGCGATACCAGCGGGAGGATGGCAAAGTCCACGCCGTGAACCTACAGCAAGCAGGCCTGGCCGATGGTCGCACACACACAGTTCTCCTGCGACTCCGAGGTCCCTCCAGACCCAGCCCTGCTCTGCATCTCTATGTGGACTGCAAACTGGGTGACCAACATGCAGGCCTTCCAGCACTGGCCCCCATTCCTCCAGCAGAGGTCGATGGGCTGGAGATTAGGACTGGACAGAAAGCATATTTGAGGATGCAG GGCTTTGTGGAATCTATGAAAATTATTCTGGGTGGGTCCATGGCCCGGGTAGGAGCCCTGAGTGAGTGTCCATTCCAAGGGGACGAGTCCATCCACAGTGCAG GGGAGCAGACCAAGGCGCTGGTCACCCAACTCACCCTCTTCAACCAGATCCTGGTGGAGCTGCGGGATGATATACGAGACCAG GTGAAGGAAATGTCCCTGATCCGAAACACCATTATGGAGTGTCAGGTGTGCG GCTTCCATGAGCAGCGTTCCCACTGCAGCCCCAATCCCTGCTTCCGAGGCGTGGACTGCATGGAAGTGTACGAGTACCCAGGCTACCGCTGTGGGCCCTGTCCCCCCGGCCTACAGGGCAACGGCACCCACTGCAGTGACATCAATGAG TGTGTTCACGCCGACCCCTGTTTCCCGGGCTCCAGCTGCAtcaacaccatgcccggcttccACTGTGAGGCCTGTCCTCGAGGGTACAAGGGCACACAGGTGTCTGGTGTGGGCATTGACTATGCCCGGGCCAGCAAACAG GTCTGCAATGACATCGATGAATGCAACGATGGCAACAATGGTGGCTGTGACCCAAACTCCATCTGCACCAACACTGTG GGCTCTTTCAAGTGTGGTCCCTGCCGCCTGGGTTTCCTGGGCAACCAGAGCCAGGGCTGCCTCCCAGCCCGGACCTGCCACAGCCCAGCCCACAGTCCCTGCCACATCCATGCTCATTGTCTCTTTGAACGCAATGGTGCAGTGTCCTGCCAG TGTAACGTGGGCTGGGCTGGGAATGGGAACGTATGTGGGACTGACACAGACATCGATGGCTATCCAGACCAAGCACTGCCCTGCATGGACAACAACAAACACTGCAAACAG GACAACTGCCTTTTGACACCCAACTCTGGGCAGGAAGATGCTGATAATGATGGTGTGGGGGACCAGTGTGATGACGATGCTGATGGGGATGGGATCAAGAATGTTGAG GACAACTGCCGGCTGTTCCCCAACAAAGACCAACAGAACTCAGATACAGATTCATTTGGTGATGCCTGTGACAATTGCCCCAACGTTCCCAACAATGACCAGAAGGACACAGATGGCAATGGGGAAGGAGATGCCTGTGACAACGACGTGGATGGGGATG GCATCCCCAATGGATTGGACAATTGCCCTAAAGTCCCCAACCCACTACAGACAGACAGGGATGAGGACGGGGTGGGAGATGCTTGCGACAGCTGTCCTGAAATGAGCAATCCTACCCAG ACAGATGTAGACAGCGACTTGGTGGGGGATGTCTGTGATACCAATGAAGACAG TGATGGGGATGGGCATCAGGACACCAAGGACAACTGCCCACAGCTGCCAAATAGCTCCCAGCTGGACTCAGACAACGATGGACTTGGAGATGAGTGTGATGgggatgatgacaatgatggcaTCCCAGATTACGTGCCTCCTGGTCCTGATAACTGCCGCCTGGTACCCAATCCCAATCAGAAGGACTCAGATG GCAATGGCGTTGGTGATGTGTGTGAGGATGACTTTGACAATGATGCTGTGGTCGACCCCCTGGATGTGTGTCCCGAAAGTGCAGAGGTAACGCTTACGGATTTTCGGGCCTATCAGACCGTCGTCCTGGATCCTGAGGGTGATGCTCAGATTGACCCAAACTGGGTTGTGCTCAACCAG GGCATGGAAATCGTTCAGACCATGAACAGTGACCCTGGCTTGGCAGTTG gataCACGGCCTTCAATGGTGTGGACTTTGAAGGCACCTTCCATGTGAACACAGTGACTGACGATGACTACGCAGGCTTTCTCTTCAGTTATCAAGACAGTGGCCGCTTCTACGTAGTCATGTGGAAGCAGACTGAGCAGACCTACTGGCAGGCTACACCCTTTCGGGCGGTTGCCCAGCCCGGGCTGCAGCTCAAG GCAGTGACATCAGTGTCTGGCCCAGGTGAGCACCTCCGAAATGCCCTGTGGCATACTGGCCACACCCCTGATCAGGTGCGACTACTGTGGACGGACCCACGAAATGTGGGCTGGCGGGACAAGACCTCCTATCGCTGGCAGCTTCTGCACCGGCCTCAAGTTGGCTACATTCG GGTGAAGCTCTATGAGGGACCCCAGCTTGTGGCGGATTCTGGGGTGATTATTGACACATCCATGCGAGGGGGGCGTCTTGGTGTATTCTGCTTTTCCCAAGAAAACATCATTTGGTCCAATCTCCAGTATCGATGCAATG ACACAGTGCCTGAGGACTTTGAGCCATTCCGGAGGCAGCTGCTCCAGGGAAGGGTGTGA